In Candidatus Krumholzibacteriia bacterium, the sequence GACCGCCACCACGGTGACGGCTGGTGATCCGGCCACGGTTGTTGCGGCCACCCGTACGCTTGCGCGGCTCCAGTAGCGCCTTCTCGGGCTCACTCTTCGTGACGTCCGAGAAGTCCGACACCGTGCGGTAGCGAGCGGACGGGGTCACCGGCTTGAACTTCTTGACTCCCATGAGACCTCTCTCCCAGCGCCTCAGACCACGTCGAACAGGTCGATCTTGTCGCCTTCGCCGACCGTGACGACGGCCTTCTTCCATCCGGGACGGCGCCCGGTGTACATGCCGAGTCGCTTGGGTTTGCCCTTCACGTTCATGGTGCGGACGTCGAGAACCTTCACGCCGAAGTAGCGTTCCACGGCCTGTCGGATCTCGACCTTGTTGGCCGCCGGAGCGACCTCGAAGACGTACTTGTTGCTCTCACCCATTGCGGTGGTCTTCTCGGTCACCACCGGACGGACGATCACCCGCGTCAGATCCTTCATGCTCCGAACACCTCCGTCACCTGCTGGAGCGACGCCTCGGTGAACACGAGCTCTTCGCTGCGAAGCACCCGGTAGGCGTTCAACTGATAGGCCGGGATCACGTCGACACCCTCGATGTTGCGCAGGGACCTGTAGAGCGTGTTCCCGTCTCCGGGTACGACGAACAGGACCTTCTTGTCGCTCAGCCCCATGTTCCCGAGCACCGACACCATGATCCGGGTCTTCGGGGCGTCCAGCGACGGATCCTCGACCACGGAGATGGCCCGGTTGGCAGCGCGATCGCTGAGCGCGCTCAACAGAGCCAGGC encodes:
- the rplW gene encoding 50S ribosomal protein L23, encoding MKDLTRVIVRPVVTEKTTAMGESNKYVFEVAPAANKVEIRQAVERYFGVKVLDVRTMNVKGKPKRLGMYTGRRPGWKKAVVTVGEGDKIDLFDVV